The sequence AAAGCACGGCGCCGAGTACATCGCGGTGAGAAAATTCATTGAAGCCGTTCCCGTCGATACAAAGCCATTTGATCGGAATACATCCGGCATCTTCACCTGATTCAGGTGAAATAAACCCAAAAGCCAGCCTTTCCGCGTCAGGGTAGCCTCCATACGAAACGAAGCAACCGCCGTGGGCATCAAATCCGGCGGATTTAACCGCAGTCTTGACAACCTCGGATTGCCTGCCGTCCAAAAAAGGCAGAAATGATTTCCGTCCTCTTTCGGCGGTGCGCAGCTTGTCGTGTACGCGTGAGACAAGCACGTCATCCGGAATATCCGATGAAAAGCCGCTCATAAAGCTTCGATCAATCCTTGAATTATTGAAAGCAAGATGACAGTCACTATGAAGGAAATATCAATAGGAAGCATGTTGAGGCGAGGAAACTTGTTTATTACACGGCGCACCGGCTCGATGAGAGGCTCAGTGGCATAATACATAAACATCCAAAGCGGATTGTCGTCCTCGAACGGCAACCAGCTCATTATCGCGCGCGCAAGCATGAAAAACAGCTCGGCGCTCAGCAATATACTTATAAGATTGCCCAATAACGCAACAAAATGCTCCAACCCGATAACCTCACCAGAAATTTATTTTATAAGATCGCCCTTTTCCTGCGTCTCTTTAAGCTGATCGCCGGAAACCTCTACGTTGGACGGAGTCACGACATATGTACTGTTTGCAACTTTGCGGAGATCACCGTTTATCGCATACGCGACGCCGTTCATGAAATCTATTATCCTGCGTGCTGTCTCTTTGTTGGTATCCTCGAGATTTAATAAAATAGTCTTTTTTTCAAGCAAGAAGTCGGCAATCTGTGTCACATTTTCAAGCCTCTCCGGCTTTACGACTTTCATTTCGATTGCGGATCCGGAGGCCATATTCACGTTTGTTGACTGCTTGGAAGGAACATATTCTTCACGGCGCGAACCGGAGTTCTGTTCATTTTGATATTGGCGGTTGCCCTTTTGAGGGACAAAGCCACCATTGTCATCTTCCTGTCCGGAATAATCTTCTTCGTAATCTTCTTCGTTATATTCCTCGTCCTTTTCCTTTCCGTAAAGGATGTTGTTGAGAGTATCTTTAAAACCCATTTTACTGTCCTCCGTTTATATGTTTGTATTATTTTAATTTATCCGCGGTTTATTTATACTCGCGTTTCCCGAAAATTCCGGTGCCTATTCTTACAATATTCGAGCCGCATTCGACAGCGGCGGCATAATCACCGGTCATTCCAAACGAAGCATACCGCATATTAACATTATCCTTGTTTTTGACCGATATGTCAATAAAAATCTGTATAATTTTTTTAAAATACTGCTTTTGTATGTTTATATCCTCGCAAACGGGCGGTATCGTCATCAGACCGCAAACCCGGATCGATGTAAATTTTGTCAGGTTCGTCACAAACTCTTCCGCATCCTCAGGCCTTACTCCGGATTTGGATTCCTCGCCTCCGATATTTACCTCCGCCAGTATATCCATGACGAGATTTTTCTGCTTTGCGCGGCGGTCAATCTCCGCGGCCAGTTCGATGCGGTCGACTGATTCGATCATATCGACCTTGTCGATTATATATTTTACCTTGTTTGTCTGAAGAGCGCCTATAAAATGAAGCTTGAATTTATCTCTGTCGAGTGCATCGTATTTATCAAGCAGCTCCTGAACACGGTTTTCTCCAATGTATGTCACGCCGCATTCGGCAAGATAATTTATCTCCTCAGGCGTACGTGTCTTTGTCGCCGCAAGCAGAATAATATTATTTTCATTCGGTGTCCCGACCTCTGACTGTCGTACTTCCCTTGCCTTTTCTATATTCTCGCGGATTTTCATTATATTTCCGGCGATTTCGTCTTTTCTTTGTTCTGTCAGCATAATAAGTTAATCCACAACCTTTCCTTCGAATAAATCCTTGCCCTTGACTATTACAGAATCGTAAAGGCTCAGCTCGTTGTTGAGCGCGTTGTTTTCAGTCATTTCCACAAGGTAATAATTATCTGTTTCATATATAATCTTCGTGCTTCTGAACATTACGGTGTTGCCGGAAAGAATATATACTCCCTGCTTTCCATCAACCAGCCTGAGCGCGTTTTTAGGTATCTGAAGGCCGGTATATGTGCTCTTTATTATACGTGCCTGCTGCATGCGTTCATAGCTGAACCCGGCAGGGACATATTCGCTTTTAAAAACGAGTACGACGGTATCCGTATTTGTTTGTATGAGCTTTTTCACAAGATTCGCCTTAACCTCCGCGTCGTCGGAATAGGGGAACAGGATACCA is a genomic window of Oscillospiraceae bacterium containing:
- a CDS encoding cell division protein SepF, yielding MGFKDTLNNILYGKEKDEEYNEEDYEEDYSGQEDDNGGFVPQKGNRQYQNEQNSGSRREEYVPSKQSTNVNMASGSAIEMKVVKPERLENVTQIADFLLEKKTILLNLEDTNKETARRIIDFMNGVAYAINGDLRKVANSTYVVTPSNVEVSGDQLKETQEKGDLIK
- a CDS encoding YggS family pyridoxal phosphate-dependent enzyme, with the translated sequence MLTEQRKDEIAGNIMKIRENIEKAREVRQSEVGTPNENNIILLAATKTRTPEEINYLAECGVTYIGENRVQELLDKYDALDRDKFKLHFIGALQTNKVKYIIDKVDMIESVDRIELAAEIDRRAKQKNLVMDILAEVNIGGEESKSGVRPEDAEEFVTNLTKFTSIRVCGLMTIPPVCEDINIQKQYFKKIIQIFIDISVKNKDNVNMRYASFGMTGDYAAAVECGSNIVRIGTGIFGKREYK
- a CDS encoding YggT family protein produces the protein MEHFVALLGNLISILLSAELFFMLARAIMSWLPFEDDNPLWMFMYYATEPLIEPVRRVINKFPRLNMLPIDISFIVTVILLSIIQGLIEAL